CAAACCGGAAGTCTGGAAAGGAGAACGGCTGTCGAACGGCACCATGTTTTTATTGATGGTAATGTCGGCAAGTACCAATGTATTTTCAACTTTCTTACCGGTAATCTCCGGGAATTTGGTCCGCAGGTCAATCAACATGGAGTGGTTATCGGTTCCACCGGAAATCACTTTGTAGCCTTTGTCGATGAATGCCTGAGCCATCACTTTAGCGTTTTTCTGCACCTGCCCCTGGTATTCCTTGTATTCCGGTTTCAGTGCTTCGCCAAACGAAACGGCTTTTGCTGCAATCACGTGCTCCAGCGGTCCTCCCTGAATACCCGGAAATACAGCTGAGTTCAGCAATGCTGACATCATTCGCACTTCACCTTTCTTCGTGGTAATACCCCATGGATTTTCAAAATCTTTTCCCATCAGGATGATACCACCACGCGGACCACGCAGGGTTTTATGCGTCGTTGAAGTAACAATGTGTGCATATTTTACCGGATTATCCAGCAGTCCGGCAGCAATCAAACCAGCCGGGTGTGCCATGTCCACCATGTAAATCGCGCCAATCTTGTCGGCAATCTCGCGCATCCGTTTGTAATCCCACTCACGTGAGTAAGCCGAAGCACCACCGATGATCAATTTCGGTTTTTCTTTCAACGCCAGTTCTTCCATCTGGTCGTAATCCACCATACCGGTGTCTTCTTTCACTTTGTAGGCAATCGGATTGTAAAGCAGACCGGAAGAGTTCACGGGCGATCCGTGAGAAAGGTGACCGCCGTGTGCCAGGTCAAGTCCCATGAATGTATCGCCAGGTTTCAGAACCGTCATCAAAACCGCCATGTTGGCCTGAGCGCCTGAATGCGGTTGAACATTGGCATATTCAGCATCAAACAGCTCCTTAATCCGGTCGATGGCCAATTGCTCCACTTCGTCAACATGCTGGCAACCGCCGTAATAACGGTGTCCGGGGTAACCCTCCGCATATTTGTTGGTCAGGCACGAGCCCATAGCTTCCATTACCTCCTCCGAAACAAAGTTCTCCGAAGCAATCAATTCAATTCCGTTCCGCTGTCGCTGGTTCTCTTTTTCGATGATTTCAAAAACCTGGGTATCTTTTTTCATGGTAAAAATTTAATCTGTTTTGTGTTGCCCAAAGGTACAATTTTTCGTCCCTTATTCAGTCGCGCCAAGATGTCACGAAATGCAAATTTAAACTATGGATAATCTCATGATTTCTCGGGCAACCTTATGTTCTATAATATCTTTTGCTTTTGATTATTCCGAAAAGTGAACAAGCACATTACGGTACGCATTAAAAATGGTCGCTTTCGAAATAAAACCAACGTATTTTCCATCTTCCAAAACCGGCAGGTTCCATGCACCTGTTTCATGGAACTTTTTCATTACGCTTTCCATCTTCTCATCTTTCGAAACGGTTGCCGGTGGTGTCGTCATCACATCCGTCACAAATGTCTTATCATACATTTCGTTATTGAACATGATCTCCCGTATGTCATCCAGCAGGACAATACCTTCGAACCGGTTATTTTTATCTACTACCGGGAAAATATTACGATTCGATTTGGAAATGACCTTCACCAGCTCACCTAAGTTGGCATCTACCGATACGGTTTGCAAATCTGTTTCGATAACGTTTCGAAGTTTCAGCAATGTCAAAATCGCTTTGTCCTTGTCGTGTGTAATCAGTTCCCCTCGCTGTGCCAGACGGATATGATAAATGGAGTGCTGCTCGAATGGCATAATAGTCAAATACGAGACAGCGCTCGTAATCATTAGCGGGACGAACAAACTGAAGCCCCCGGTAATTTCAGCAATAAGAAAAATAGCCGTCATTGGAGCGTGCATGACTCCCGCCATGGCACCGGCCATACCAACCAACGCAAAATTACGCGCCGGAACTGAGATATTTCCGAAGAGTAACAACTGCGCCAACAGAAAACCAGCCATTCCTCCCATAAACAACGTCGGTGCGAAAATTCCGCCAATTCCGCCGGCTCCTGTTGTAGCAGCCGAAGCAACGACTTTCATCACCAATATCACAGCAATGATCACCAGAAATAAAACGTGATCATTCTGCAATCCAACAAAAATGGAGTTTTTCAGAAGCTCAGCACTATGCTCATTCAGAATGGCATCGATGGAAAAATAACCTTCCCCCCAAAGGGAAGGAAACAGGAAAACCAGAATTCCCAGGATACCGCCGCCAATCAACACTTTCATCAGCGGATTTTGAATCTTGTGGAATTTCCCCTCGATAAACATCGTTCCCCGGGTAAAGAGCAACGAAATGAAACCGGTAAAAACGCCCAGCAAAATATACCACGGTACGTTTGCAATGTCGAATGATTCGACCAGCTTAAAGGTGAAGTGATATCCCTGGCCCATGAAGAAAAAAGTCAGGGTTGCTGAAGTAACGGCTGATATCAATAACGGAATCAATGACGACATTGTCAGGTCGAGCATCAGCACTTCGATAGCGAATAGCAAGCCGGCCAGCGGCGCCTTGAAAATCCCGGCAATAGCACCGGCAGCTCCACAACCAACCATCAACGTCATCATCCGGTAGTTGAGACGGAACATCCTGGCGATGTTCGAACCGATGGAAGAACCGGTCAGGACAACCGGCGCCTCAGCTCCCACCGAACCCCCAAAGCCAATCGTGATAATACTGGCGATCATCGACGTGAACGTGTTATGGACCCGGATAATGCTTTTTTTGTTGGAGATAGCAAACAGAATCTTGGATACACCATGCCCGATATCATCCTTCACCACGTATTTTACAAACAGCATGGTAAACAGGATACCAATAAACGGATAGGCCAGATATTGGTAACTCTGTCCGTAAGAAGAAAAATCGTTCGTCAAATAATGATTGGCGAGATGAATAGCATTTTTTAAAAGAATGGCTGCCAGGCCGCTCAATAAACCAACGGTCAGACTAAGCAGAATGGTTAATTGTTGCTCGTTTAAGTGTTTTAGCCGCCATTCCCGAATACTAACCGGTATATCAGCTAATCTTTTCATGATGCGCAAAAGTAGGTTTAATTCATGTTACGCAACATGAATTTACGGTAATATTTGTATTAATAAAAAAGGGACTTAGTCGTGTGAAAAATGACGCAACATTTTCTGGTAAGCTGAGAAAACCCGAGCGCGGGAAATAAAGCCAACATACTTACCTTCGTCAATCACTGCCAGGTTGTAACGCCCGCAGGAATGGAACTTGTCGGCCACCTCCTGCATCGAATCGTTGCTCGACACGTAAAACTCAGGCATGTACATCAAATCCTTCACCTTGATCTTGTCATATTTATCGGGTCGGAAAATCAGGTGTCGCACGTCATCCATTTTCAACATACCGCGCATGTTGTTCTCGTCATCCACAATAGGAAATATATTTCGGTGCGAAACTTCAATGATCTTCACCAAATCGCCCAGGCTGGCGTCAGCGTGCACCGGCTTGAAATCTGTTTCGATGAGCTTGTTCACCCGCATCATCGACAGAACCGCTTTGTTCTTATCGTGCGTAAACAGCTCTTTCCGTTGAGCGAGCTGATAGGTATAAACCGAGTTTTTCACGAAAAGGCGAACCGTCAGATACGACACCGAGGCGACAATCATCAGTGGAACAAACATCTTGTATCCACCAGTTATCTCTGCAATCAGAAATATCCCTGTTAAAGGAGCATGCAACACCCCGGCAATCAATCCCGCCATCGCAATAAGCGCAAAGGTATTCTCATTCACCACATGGATTCCCGTGGTATTGAGGAAGAGCGCAAACAGCATCCCGGTGTGAACTCCCATGAACAAGGTCGGTGCAAAGATACCTCCCACGCCGCCGGCTCCGAAGGTAATACTGGTCGCAAAAATCTTAATCAATATCAGGAACAGGATGAAAATAAAGACCGAGTAGATGTTACCCCGCACAAAATCAAACGGTGAATTGTCATATAAATAGCCCAAATGTCCCTGCAAACAACTGTTGATGGGATTATATCCTTCACCGAAAAGCGGGGGGAATAAGAAAACAATCAGCCCCAGTAGCACACCACCAATCAGCACCCGTCTCCATTCGTTCGACATTCCTTCGAACCATTCGCTGATGAACCGGTACACTTTGGAAAAATAAGCGGAAACCAAGCCGGTTACAACCCCCAATACAATATACCAGGGAAGATCTCCATGCGTAAAGGTCGCATGAAACTGAAAAGGATACAGTACATCCTGTCCCATGAAGAAATAGGAAGTGACCACCGCTGTGATGGATGAAACCAGCAACGGAATCAGCGAAAAAGAGGTCAAATCAATCATGATCACCTCAACCGCAAAAACAATGGCCGTGATAGGTGCCTTAAAGATAGCCGCCATGGCAGCTGCCGAAGCACATCCCAACA
This Prolixibacter sp. NT017 DNA region includes the following protein-coding sequences:
- the glyA gene encoding serine hydroxymethyltransferase, whose translation is MKKDTQVFEIIEKENQRQRNGIELIASENFVSEEVMEAMGSCLTNKYAEGYPGHRYYGGCQHVDEVEQLAIDRIKELFDAEYANVQPHSGAQANMAVLMTVLKPGDTFMGLDLAHGGHLSHGSPVNSSGLLYNPIAYKVKEDTGMVDYDQMEELALKEKPKLIIGGASAYSREWDYKRMREIADKIGAIYMVDMAHPAGLIAAGLLDNPVKYAHIVTSTTHKTLRGPRGGIILMGKDFENPWGITTKKGEVRMMSALLNSAVFPGIQGGPLEHVIAAKAVSFGEALKPEYKEYQGQVQKNAKVMAQAFIDKGYKVISGGTDNHSMLIDLRTKFPEITGKKVENTLVLADITINKNMVPFDSRSPFQTSGLRVGTPAVTTRGLKEEHMPLIVDLIDEVISNIDDEATITRVRGKVNEMMKDFPIFAW
- a CDS encoding chloride channel protein, producing MLSIVVGIGGGFSAVIIKNSVWFIDGLLDTYIPEKIHSYFNFIFPIFGLSLTVFVIKYIVKRPVRHGIPNVLYSLSQRNGKIRRHNMFSSIITSSLTVGFGGSVGLEGPTVATGAAIGSNLAILFHLEYKQIMLMLGCASAAAMAAIFKAPITAIVFAVEVIMIDLTSFSLIPLLVSSITAVVTSYFFMGQDVLYPFQFHATFTHGDLPWYIVLGVVTGLVSAYFSKVYRFISEWFEGMSNEWRRVLIGGVLLGLIVFLFPPLFGEGYNPINSCLQGHLGYLYDNSPFDFVRGNIYSVFIFILFLILIKIFATSITFGAGGVGGIFAPTLFMGVHTGMLFALFLNTTGIHVVNENTFALIAMAGLIAGVLHAPLTGIFLIAEITGGYKMFVPLMIVASVSYLTVRLFVKNSVYTYQLAQRKELFTHDKNKAVLSMMRVNKLIETDFKPVHADASLGDLVKIIEVSHRNIFPIVDDENNMRGMLKMDDVRHLIFRPDKYDKIKVKDLMYMPEFYVSSNDSMQEVADKFHSCGRYNLAVIDEGKYVGFISRARVFSAYQKMLRHFSHD
- a CDS encoding chloride channel protein, which gives rise to MKRLADIPVSIREWRLKHLNEQQLTILLSLTVGLLSGLAAILLKNAIHLANHYLTNDFSSYGQSYQYLAYPFIGILFTMLFVKYVVKDDIGHGVSKILFAISNKKSIIRVHNTFTSMIASIITIGFGGSVGAEAPVVLTGSSIGSNIARMFRLNYRMMTLMVGCGAAGAIAGIFKAPLAGLLFAIEVLMLDLTMSSLIPLLISAVTSATLTFFFMGQGYHFTFKLVESFDIANVPWYILLGVFTGFISLLFTRGTMFIEGKFHKIQNPLMKVLIGGGILGILVFLFPSLWGEGYFSIDAILNEHSAELLKNSIFVGLQNDHVLFLVIIAVILVMKVVASAATTGAGGIGGIFAPTLFMGGMAGFLLAQLLLFGNISVPARNFALVGMAGAMAGVMHAPMTAIFLIAEITGGFSLFVPLMITSAVSYLTIMPFEQHSIYHIRLAQRGELITHDKDKAILTLLKLRNVIETDLQTVSVDANLGELVKVISKSNRNIFPVVDKNNRFEGIVLLDDIREIMFNNEMYDKTFVTDVMTTPPATVSKDEKMESVMKKFHETGAWNLPVLEDGKYVGFISKATIFNAYRNVLVHFSE